CGGCGTCGGCTTCGTCCCCGAGGACCGCAACCAGGACGGCCTCGTCGGCGAGTTCACCGTGGCGGAGAACCTCATGCTCGACCGCTCGCAGTCCGGCCCCTTCGTGAAGCGCGGCTCGCTGAAGCTCGCCGAACTCGCGGCGTTCGCCGCGGCCAAGGTGAAGGAGTTCGACATCCGCACCCAGGGCATCACCACGCCGGCCGGCCGCCTCTCGGGCGGCAACCAGCAGAAGGTCGTGCTGGCGCGCGAGCTCAGCCGCGACCTGCGGCTCTTCGTGGCCGCCCAGCCCACCCGTGGCATCGACGTCGGCTCGATCGAGTTCGTGCACAAGCGCATCGTCGAGACCCGCGACCAGGGCGTGCCCGTGATCGTCGTCTCGACCGAGCTCGACGAGGTCGCCGCCCTCGCCGACCGCATCGCCGTGATGTACCGCGGCACCATCGTCGGCATCGTGCCGGCGGACACCCCTCGCGACGTGCTGGGGCTCATGATGGCCGGCGAGATGCCGCAGGGAACGGAGCAGGCAGCGTGAGCGACGCCACGACCACCACGCAGGGCCCGGGCACACCACCCGCCCCGTCGTCACCGGAGTCGACCGAGGGACGCGGCTCGCGCCTCCTTCGCGAGATCACGACGGGCAACGCCGCCATCTCGGTGCTCGCCGTCGTGCTGGCCCTCGTCGTCTCGGGCCTCCTGATCGGCTTCACCGACACCACCGTGCAGGGCACGCTGGGCTACTTCTTCTCTCGCCCGGCCGACTTCTTCCAGGCGTTCTGGGCCGCGGTCGGCGGGTCGTACTCGTCGCTCTTCCAGGGCGCGATCTACAACTTCCGGGTCGACGGTTTCGCGGCGGGCATCCGACCGCTGACCGAGACGCTGAACTACGCCGTGCCGCTCATCGCCGCGGGCCTCGGCGTCGCGGTGGCGTTCCGTGTGGGCCTGTTCAACATCGGTGCCCGCGGGCAGATGCTGATGGCCTCGGCCGCCGCCGGGTGGGTGGGCTTCTCGTTCCACCTGCCGCTCGCCGTGCACCTCCCCCTCGCCCTCGCCGCCGGCATCGCGGCGGGCGCGCTCTGGGGCGGCATCGTGGGGCTGCTCAAGGCCCGCACCGGCGCCCACGAGGTGATCCTCACGATCATGCTCAACTACATCGCCTTCTACCTGCTGGCCTTCATGCTGCGCACGCAGGGCCTGCTGCAGGCCCCGGGCAGCGCGAACCCGAAGTCGCCCGCCACGCTCGACACGGCGATCCTGCCCGACCTGTTCGGCGCCCGGTACAACCTCAACTGGGGCTTCGTGCTGGTCATCGTCATCACCGCGGTCGTCTGGTGGCTGATCAACCGGTCGACGCTCGGCTTCCGGTTCCGTGCCGTGGGCGAGAACCCGCACGCGGCGCGCACGGCCGGCATGAACGTCAAGAACATCTACCTCTACGCGATGCTCATCTCGGGCGCGCTCGCGGGCGTCGCCGGTTCGACCCAGGTGCTCGGCACGCTGACCAGCGGCTTCACCTCGGGCATC
This genomic interval from Frigoribacterium sp. Leaf415 contains the following:
- a CDS encoding ABC transporter permease — its product is MSDATTTTQGPGTPPAPSSPESTEGRGSRLLREITTGNAAISVLAVVLALVVSGLLIGFTDTTVQGTLGYFFSRPADFFQAFWAAVGGSYSSLFQGAIYNFRVDGFAAGIRPLTETLNYAVPLIAAGLGVAVAFRVGLFNIGARGQMLMASAAAGWVGFSFHLPLAVHLPLALAAGIAAGALWGGIVGLLKARTGAHEVILTIMLNYIAFYLLAFMLRTQGLLQAPGSANPKSPATLDTAILPDLFGARYNLNWGFVLVIVITAVVWWLINRSTLGFRFRAVGENPHAARTAGMNVKNIYLYAMLISGALAGVAGSTQVLGTLTSGFTSGIDAGIGFDAITVALLGRSRPWGVFGAGVLFGALKAGGYSMQAANGVPIDIVLVVQSLIVLFVAAPPLVRAIFRLPAPGLRPVRKASNKEAVVTK